A window from Lactobacillus intestinalis encodes these proteins:
- a CDS encoding SPFH domain-containing protein has protein sequence MTYVFIGVIILLILIYFLCGLRIVPQNYVGLVETLGKYSRTVKAGLVFIWPIFQSLRKVSLALQPLEISKYRIITKDNAEITTSLTLNYLVTDAYKYFYNNTDSVESMVQLIRGHLRDIIGRMELNEALGSTSEINAQLSKAIGDLTDIYGIQVVRVNVDELLPSPEIQKAMDKQLTADREKTAAIARAEGEARNIELTTKAKNDALVATAKANAEAVKTQADADAYRIDKLQQALDKAGDGYFRNQSLDSFNQLAQGPNNLVVLDKDEITDLGKIPAAKKIWDQSKD, from the coding sequence ATGACGTATGTTTTTATAGGAGTAATTATTTTATTAATTCTTATCTATTTTTTATGCGGCTTACGGATCGTACCGCAAAACTATGTAGGTTTAGTTGAAACTTTAGGTAAATACTCAAGAACTGTAAAAGCTGGTTTAGTCTTTATTTGGCCAATTTTCCAAAGTTTAAGAAAAGTAAGCTTAGCATTACAGCCTTTAGAAATTTCTAAATATCGTATTATCACTAAGGATAATGCTGAAATCACTACCAGCTTAACCTTAAACTATCTTGTCACTGATGCATACAAGTATTTTTACAACAATACTGACTCCGTTGAATCGATGGTACAGTTAATCCGTGGTCATTTACGTGATATTATTGGACGAATGGAATTAAATGAAGCATTGGGTTCAACTAGTGAGATCAATGCTCAACTATCAAAAGCAATTGGCGATTTAACTGATATTTATGGAATTCAAGTAGTTCGTGTTAACGTTGATGAATTGCTCCCGAGTCCAGAAATTCAAAAGGCCATGGATAAGCAGTTAACTGCTGACCGTGAAAAAACTGCCGCTATTGCTCGTGCGGAAGGTGAAGCTAGAAATATTGAATTAACTACTAAAGCCAAGAATGATGCACTCGTTGCTACTGCAAAAGCAAATGCTGAAGCAGTAAAAACTCAAGCTGATGCCGATGCTTATCGAATTGATAAATTACAACAAGCTCTTGATAAAGCCGGAGATGGTTATTTCAGAAATCAAAGCTTAGATAGTTTTAACCAACTAGCACAAGGACCTAACAATTTAGTTGTGTTAGACAAAGATGAAATCACTGATTTAGGTAAAATCCCAGCCGCTAAAAAGATTTGGGATCAAAGTAAAGATTAA